In Mus musculus strain C57BL/6J chromosome 1, GRCm38.p6 C57BL/6J, a single genomic region encodes these proteins:
- the Tor1aip2 gene encoding interferon alpha responsive protein isoform a (isoform a is encoded by transcript variant 4): protein MFSDNSHCPDCGQQWFPSLELGHWLYQTELVENECYQVFLDRINRADYCPECYPDNPANRSLVLPWSFPLEWAPQNLTRWTFEKACHPFLLGPPLVRKKIHDSRVAGFNPALQLILSRTDKTLNKKLGQSK from the coding sequence ATGTTCTCCGATAATTCACACTGCCCTGATTGTGGGCAGCAGTGGTTCCCTAGTTTAGAACTAGGGCACTGGTTGTACCAAACTGAACTTGTTGAAAATGAATGTTACCAAGTGTTCTTAGACCGTATTAACAGGGCTGACTACTGCCCTGAGTGTTACCCTGACAATCCTGCTAATAGAAGCCTTGTTCTGCCTTGGTCTTTCCCACTTGAGTGGGCACCTCAAAATCTTACCAGGTGGACCTTTGAAAAAGCTTGCCATCCATTTCTTCTGGGTCCTCCACTGGTTAGAAAAAAGATACATGACTCCAGGGTAGCTGGCTTTAATCCTGCATTACAATTAATTTTGTCCAGAACAGACAAAACCTTAAACAAGAAACTTGGCCAAAGCAAATGA